From Aegilops tauschii subsp. strangulata cultivar AL8/78 chromosome 5, Aet v6.0, whole genome shotgun sequence:
ATTTACCACCATACGTCATATATACCCTACTTACGTGAGGTATGCCTAAAAGAAAATCCAAGAGAAGTCCACGGACATTGCAATGCGCAAGGACGGGGCATGGCAGCTGTCTCCCCACGcgagcacaaaagaaacacatcCGCCCCTCTCCAAATATTCTCCTATCATGCCAGCTTTTGACCATTCGTCGGGAGTCGGGACCAAAACACGCCATCGGTTCATCACCAACCGCAGCAGCCTAGAAGCATCCGACAATTCCATCTAAGCTTGAAAATTTGCAGCGACAGAATCTCACTAGAATGTCACCGTGCTCCAGCCAAAACCCAGAGCCTCTCATTGCTCATCAATGGCGCTGGGATCGATCTCCATGTCTTGGTTTTCCGGAAAAGAATAACGTTGCAAAAGGTACGTATGGGGTATCCATGCATGCAGCTGCGATTGCAATCTGTGCGCGCGTACCGGTCTTTCGTCCTCGTGGCTTTCGGGCTCGTCCGTGCATGGGATTCCAAAGTTACCTGAAAATCGTGGCTTTTTtgcgcgggaggaggaggaaagtGCGACGTCGAATCAGCAAAGGGGTGTTGCGAAAGCTGGATCCGCTTGTTGCACCTGCACCATCACGTTGGATTCATCGGTTTTCTTGTAGAAAAAACAAGCATGAGATTCAGCTCTTTTCGCCCGGGGACATCGCCGCCGTCCGATCAGGAATCAAAGGCGATCCTTGGctgtcaaaaagaaaaaaacttcCTCCCAAGTGGGTGTAACACATAGGCAAGACCATCTCAAAGCTGCTTTCCTCTCTTTTGGAAAGACGAATTTTTTCCCCCTCTCAGCCTCCTAGAAAGACTTCCCAAGATCCAACCCCTGTCAAAAGGCACCTGCAAAATTGCAACCATTTACACATAGTATGTACTCCACTCAGCTGTCTAGGATCAGGCTTTCCCCATTGTGTTATTTGGGAAAGAAATTAAATGAAGAAGGACAAGACCAAGATCAAGGATGGCATGCATGGCGCCATGCCATGGCCATATGACTTCCATGTGTGCCTCCCTTGGGTCATCATGGTCATGGTCATATGACTTTGGAAATTACCCTTCCAGAAACACTGAAAAGAGGGATTAAAAAAGATGTGACCAACTGTCTCTGTACACCTCCAATGATTCCTGAAAGCCACTACTGTTGACCATTGACCACTGTTATGAATGCATGAGTAGGCATGATGGGAATTACTATATTATTCCTCCTATGTGGCATGGCAGGGATATATATACATTTACAGAGTGCCTACCCTGCACCACCATGGGGATGTATATTATGTTCAGATTCGTTCCAATTGTAGTTTCATTACAATCAACTTGCAGTGCCCGAGCAGATTAATGTACGCTAATAACTATCGGTTAGGCGGCTTAGAGCATTATGATGTCACATTGGTTGAGTTGATAATTCtttcttgttgggaagaaaatgGATGTGAAGTCAAGTCAATACTACTTGCAATGCATGTCTACTTCCTACAGCGCTTTAAGCATGTAGGAGGAGCCCAACCTACCCAATACTATATAACGGGCTTTCAACAATCATGTGATGTTGTATTGTTACTTGTTTGACATGTTGGGATCATTAGCAAGACAATTCAAACTTTCAAAGGATCAGTCCCTTGCTTTGTGGGGCACTTTCTGACTTTCAGTTTCCCAATTAGGCTGACAATGTACACACCAACTACATTGAGCTCTGTTTGAAAAATAAGAGGAACAGAATGCAAAGCATGGAAATTCTCACATTCTTTCAAGATAATGTAGTAAACGGCAACGTCTTTTATTGCTGATGATGGAAAAATAAAGTACAAATAGCAAGGGCCCCCAAAAGCCTCATGCTCGGACACTGTTCAGCCTGGAGATGGACAAATATTTCACTCCAGGGCAGCACACTAGCTAGGGCATGCATGTGCCTCCCAGTACACCATGCCCCCCCTCTCTCTTCAGTAACatcaacaacaaaaaacaaacaaACCACTCGGAAACAAACAAATTTCTCCCTCATGAATATGAACAGAGCTTGGCAGCGAGAAGGCCCCTACTACCACACCTTGGCTGTAGCTCTGACCACTCCTCCTTGACCACCACCATGATTTCACCCACATCTATCTATCTATCCCCATGCAATGTGCCATGCAAACATGCTGTTCATTGCCATCATTTTTACTTTTCTTGTATCTGCCATTGCATGCCAGCCATGGCTTCTTCTTCCCTCAGCATCTAATCAATGTATCCTCTGCAGTTCTGCATCGGGGTGAAGACCCATAGCCACAGGGTGGTAAGCACACATGTTTCTCTCTGACCCTCTCTCTTTCTTTGATATTTCCCACATCCTTCACAGACTGGCAGCGCAGGGGCCGCCATGATAGCACGGCCAAGCAAGGAAGAGCCCCCACCAAGGTGTAAAAAGAAAGAACCCCAAAAGAAGAGAACAAATGGGAAAAAGAATCACAACAACACAACAACAGCAAGAAATCAAAATCAAGCTCTGTTAATCTAACCCCCTCCCCCAAAAAAACCATGTAAAATGATGGTTTATCTACTCGCCGTTCCTTTGTTTTCATGTGATGACCGGTGGAGGTGACCTCTTCCTCCTCttgggtgggggtggggtggtgCAGGAGGAGGAATCACAGGACAGAACCTCGTCTGAGCACAGGTTAACTGCCGCTGCTGCTGTGGTTTTTGCCCTCTTTCCACCCACCAGCTGCTGCATTAGTTGGTAGCAGCTGCTCACCCCTTCCTATTATCAGGGAAAAAAGATATATGATGTTACTTACACAACTTGATCACGATTTATAACTTGTCAGTGTGCTGAAGTTTCTGTGGTCAGAAGTTGATCCTTCTCTTACCTCTGCTAGGCCAATGCACCAATTGACTGCAAGCCTAGGGTTGAGCAATGTGAGGGACGGCGTCTCACCGGCGGCGCACAGCACCGCCGCGGCAGCCATCGACGACGGGCAGTGGTCCAAGAACTCGATGTCTGTGGCATTGCATTTTGCAGCATTATTACATTAGTGCCATGTGGCAACAGCTATATGTAGTCAACCAACAAAAAATTGCTGTAATATACCATGTATCGCAGCTAAAATAATTTGTGTGGCTCGGGCGATCAGGTATCTCATGTGCCTCCCTCTCGGGTCAACTTTGCAAGCGAAGAAGTCGATGAATGTGAACGGCGTGACCGATCGGAGCCTCCAGTTGAGCGCCGTGAGGACGAGAAGCTCCATTCGAAGGATCGTTCTCGGCTCGAAGATGTATCTTGTGCTCTCTATCTACCAATATACAAATCCATAATTCACATTACAACTCTGATGAAGTAACAAAGTTGAGGATCAGAATAGAAGTGTATGACAGTGGAATCAGGTGGGTGTAATTGCCTGAAGGTCTAGGAGGGAGGGCACCAGGGTCTCCTCCATCTTGGCAGCCAAGGAGAGGCAGGTCACAGCTAGCAGCTGCATTGCCCATCCATCCTCCTGCtgcaagaacacaaacaaacacTGCAATTAATATAGCTGAAACAAGGATCCACAAAGCAAGGACAGATAATGTAACACTATGTCTATGTGTTCTTGTAGCACGATCTATCTCTTGTTCTTTTATGAGCAAACATGAATGAATAAACCCTCTTCAAATTCCTTAAATCAAGTGTATATGGAGTCCGGAACCGTACATAAATAGTTTGCTGAAGGCAGACTAGATGCATAGTACCATATACTACATACAGTGGGACCCCTGTAGTTATGCTAAGAGGACAACATTAACCACTGTTACCTACTGTGGGTAGCACTAGGAGAGTGATATTATAAGCCTGTTTGTTTACCATCTTAACATTGGCCCCAAAGTAATAAGGTTGGTGAGATATGCAGTCACATCAGCAATTGGATTATTCAGCTAGCATATCATCACCATCTAGTAGTAGTATCACTTGGAACCACTAATCCTTGAAAGAAATCATGGAGTGACGCCAGCATGCCATGTCTACTGTAGCTCCCACACTGAACTCCATCTAACATAACTAAATAATCCAAGGGCCTGTGTTTTACTACTAACACAGCATCCACAAAGCAACAAGAAAGTCAGAAAAACAATGCTGCTTTGTAAATAAACTACTACTGCTGGCTGTCACCACCCCACCATGCATTGCATTGCAGAGTCACTGAGGCTGAGAGGAGATAGATACCTGACGCCAGTGGCTCCAAACACTATCCCATACGGCATAGGCCATATGCTTACTTAACACGAGGATGCGGAGCACAAGGGCAGGCAGTCAGGCAAAGCACAATGATAAGGCCTGTTGTTCCACGATACTAAAAGCTTGGGCTTGAGCTAAAGCACGCTGCAAAGCCAAAAGACCGCTCTGTCTGTCTTGAGCGCATAAACAAATCCACACGCCCCCGATGATGCCCCATTCATTCCGTCTGAGGGTATAACCGTAATTGGCCGGTTCGTTGGGTTGATGGGCTAGCAGCAGTCTGCACGCCAACTTCCAAAACTTTTCTTTTTATACGGAGGAAAAAATAGCATCGGCCGAGCACTAC
This genomic window contains:
- the LOC109747126 gene encoding cyclin-D2-1 isoform X1, which encodes MPEDDASFLLCAEDAFFFVDAATASTCTTAEQIGGWCSGAEEESAAASFVAELIGGEADYSPRSDYSDRLRSRSVDPAARADSVAWTLKVQEYYGFLPLTAYLAVNYMDRFLSLHRLPVSSPPGARRPRPATSPTLNTHISPCQTTMSRAYQITSSCSVSFAMQEDGWAMQLLAVTCLSLAAKMEETLVPSLLDLQIESTRYIFEPRTILRMELLVLTALNWRLRSVTPFTFIDFFACKVDPRGRHMRYLIARATQIILAAIHDIEFLDHCPSSMAAAAVLCAAGETPSLTLLNPRLAVNWCIGLAEEGVSSCYQLMQQLVGGKRAKTTAAAAVNLCSDEVLSCDSSSCTTPPPPKRRKRSPPPVIT
- the LOC109747126 gene encoding cyclin-D2-1 isoform X2, with the translated sequence MPEDDASFLLCAEDAFFFVDAATASTCTTAEQIGGWCSGAEEESAAASFVAELIGGEADYSPRSDYSDRLRSRSVDPAARADSVAWTLKVQEYYGFLPLTAYLAVNYMDRFLSLHRLPQEDGWAMQLLAVTCLSLAAKMEETLVPSLLDLQIESTRYIFEPRTILRMELLVLTALNWRLRSVTPFTFIDFFACKVDPRGRHMRYLIARATQIILAAIHDIEFLDHCPSSMAAAAVLCAAGETPSLTLLNPRLAVNWCIGLAEEGVSSCYQLMQQLVGGKRAKTTAAAAVNLCSDEVLSCDSSSCTTPPPPKRRKRSPPPVIT
- the LOC109747126 gene encoding uncharacterized protein isoform X3, which gives rise to MDSQGARVLRIPSLDGLPRRELHGPVPLPPPAAGKLAARRPPSSPRHVTNPQHTHLTMSDNHVTRVSDNQLVLCIFRHAGGWMGNAAASCDLPLLGCQDGGDPGALPPRPSESTRYIFEPRTILRMELLVLTALNWRLRSVTPFTFIDFFACKVDPRGRHMRYLIARATQIILAAIHDIEFLDHCPSSMAAAAVLCAAGETPSLTLLNPRLAVNWCIGLAEEGVSSCYQLMQQLVGGKRAKTTAAAAVNLCSDEVLSCDSSSCTTPPPPKRRKRSPPPVIT